The genomic interval AAAGTTAAATATCTATCTAAAAAAGAAAGACGCTTGGTGCTGCACGTGCTCATGCCAACAGCTCCTTTTCTATCCATTGTTTAAGTTGAATAAATACATCTTCAAATGCGGTATTTATTTGCATTTCAGAACCTTTTACTTTAGCTGGATCTGGGATACTCCAGTGGAGTTTCTTGGGATGTCCCGGAAAAATGGGGCAACTTTCGTGAGCCGCCTGATCACATACTGTAATCACTAAATCAATAGACTCTGACTTAAATTCATTCCAAGATTTGCTACGTGGAGCATTTGGCTTTATACCATGATTGGCAAGCATTTCAATTGCTTTGGGATGTACCCTTCCAGTTGGGACGCTGCCTGCGCTAAAGGCCAGATAGCGTCCATTAGAGTAATGATTGGTTATAGCCTCAGCCATAATAGACCGACAGGAATTACCAGTACAAAGAAATAATAATCTCATCGGCTTGGTATTCATCAGCCACAACATCCTGTTGTTTTTGTATCACAACAAGAGGTTTTTGTGGTTTTTTCTGGCATACAACAAGAACCTTCTGTTGCTTTTCCACCAGAAAAAAATTGGGCATCCTCCATAGTATGATAAGCCTCCCATGCAATTCCACTTGGATCATTGATCCAAGATTTTTCTGATTTAGCATAACAACAGGTTGTTTCACCATCGCTATGAGTTGAAATATTAGCCTCTGAAAATTGTTTTCTTAATGTCTCTAACTCATCAGCATCATCTACTTGAATACCCAAGTGCTCTACCCCATGCTTGCCAGCACGTGTTGAAATTGCAAAATTGATGCGCGGATCTTCCAACATCCATTTGGCATAATCTGATTTTACTTTTGTAGGCTCGGTTCCAAACAGGGCATTATAGAAACTGATGCTATCAGCAAGGTTATTAACGCCAATATGAATATGAAAACGTTTCATGATTTACTCCTTTGTAGAAG from Legionella sainthelensi carries:
- a CDS encoding arsenate reductase ArsC, whose product is MNTKPMRLLFLCTGNSCRSIMAEAITNHYSNGRYLAFSAGSVPTGRVHPKAIEMLANHGIKPNAPRSKSWNEFKSESIDLVITVCDQAAHESCPIFPGHPKKLHWSIPDPAKVKGSEMQINTAFEDVFIQLKQWIEKELLA
- a CDS encoding ArsI/CadI family heavy metal resistance metalloenzyme, yielding MKRFHIHIGVNNLADSISFYNALFGTEPTKVKSDYAKWMLEDPRINFAISTRAGKHGVEHLGIQVDDADELETLRKQFSEANISTHSDGETTCCYAKSEKSWINDPSGIAWEAYHTMEDAQFFSGGKATEGSCCMPEKTTKTSCCDTKTTGCCG